A single Chryseobacterium sp. DNA region contains:
- a CDS encoding T9SS type A sorting domain-containing protein, which yields MVLLSAKNNSNQFEYTVYSTDGKQISKGFVYYNKTIDLSRVQRGNYIFSFKNEKGVFTAD from the coding sequence ATGGTTTTATTATCAGCAAAAAATAACAGCAATCAGTTTGAATACACAGTTTACTCAACAGATGGGAAGCAGATCAGTAAAGGTTTTGTCTATTATAATAAAACGATAGATCTATCCAGAGTACAACGTGGGAACTATATTTTTAGTTTTAAAAATGAGAAGGGGGTTTTTACAGCAGATTAA
- a CDS encoding DUF4919 domain-containing protein, with product MRKYIISGILVLIFQVFYAQINTDLIKKNVTENPQENFYKLLDVFKVNPSELTQEQLNQLYYGSKFVKIDYTIGNYNSESGTFWKPAQKKLSKNKAEKIVAEAESKYAINPLNKNLLDDMMNIYQALDEIQKKELCSKQKDLIIQTIEKSGDGKSEEKAICVLTTGEVLQQLEKLANSGPRAEFSQKMKQLPDGSILTIYKIGDREVFIKLVGGYFF from the coding sequence ATGAGAAAATATATTATTTCAGGTATTTTAGTTTTAATCTTTCAGGTATTCTATGCACAAATAAATACGGATCTGATTAAAAAGAATGTTACAGAAAATCCACAGGAAAATTTTTATAAGCTTCTGGATGTATTTAAAGTAAATCCTTCTGAATTGACACAGGAGCAATTGAATCAATTGTATTACGGAAGCAAATTCGTGAAAATTGATTACACCATTGGGAATTATAACAGTGAATCCGGCACATTCTGGAAGCCTGCTCAGAAAAAACTATCAAAAAATAAAGCGGAAAAAATAGTTGCTGAAGCAGAATCAAAATATGCCATCAATCCTCTCAATAAAAATCTACTGGATGATATGATGAATATTTACCAGGCACTTGATGAAATTCAAAAAAAAGAATTATGCTCTAAGCAAAAGGACTTAATCATTCAAACGATAGAAAAAAGTGGCGACGGGAAAAGTGAAGAGAAAGCAATCTGTGTTTTAACCACCGGAGAAGTTTTACAACAACTTGAAAAACTGGCCAACTCTGGACCAAGAGCTGAGTTTAGTCAAAAAATGAAACAACTTCCAGACGGAAGTATACTGACAATTTATAAAATTGGAGACAGAGAAGTATTTATAAAATTAGTGGGCGGATATTTTTTCTAG
- a CDS encoding SMI1/KNR4 family protein has protein sequence MRIDKIKEKWASENIKLNPPAPIHSIKATEEIFGFRFPDDFKKFYLKLDGFADWDWTKNMFSIWPLARILEEYHNENDKNFIVFADYLINSHQIGFVKGKKGIFKNSNETHELIADTFTEAILLINSDADILY, from the coding sequence ATGCGGATTGATAAAATTAAAGAGAAATGGGCAAGTGAAAATATAAAACTTAACCCGCCTGCACCAATACACTCAATTAAAGCAACTGAAGAAATTTTCGGCTTTCGGTTTCCGGATGATTTTAAAAAATTTTATCTAAAACTGGACGGGTTTGCAGATTGGGACTGGACAAAGAATATGTTTTCCATATGGCCGCTGGCAAGAATTCTGGAGGAATACCATAATGAAAATGATAAGAATTTCATTGTATTTGCAGACTATTTGATCAATTCACATCAGATTGGTTTTGTAAAAGGGAAAAAAGGAATATTCAAAAATTCTAACGAAACCCATGAGTTAATTGCAGACACTTTTACTGAAGCGATCCTTCTTATCAATTCGGATGCTGATATTCTGTATTGA
- a CDS encoding DUF2461 domain-containing protein, with product MKKAFEFLQHLKENNNREWFAKHKSEYDSIVKENKVFFTQIYNELQEYDKLKGIHIFRIYRDVRFSKDQTPYKTNFGVGYSRSKPMLRGGYYIQLEPGNSFVGGGFWGPEAKDLLRIRKEFEISTTEIEKITSDETFVKYFGELKGDSVKTAPRGFDKNHPAIDLIRKKQFVVMRKFTDKEVLSDNFQKEAVLTLLAMRPFFDYMSEVLTTDHNGEPLF from the coding sequence ATGAAAAAAGCATTTGAATTTCTCCAACATTTAAAAGAAAATAACAACCGGGAATGGTTTGCCAAGCACAAGTCCGAATATGATTCGATAGTAAAAGAAAACAAAGTTTTTTTCACTCAGATATATAATGAACTTCAGGAGTATGACAAGTTAAAAGGAATTCATATTTTCAGGATTTACAGAGACGTTCGTTTTTCCAAGGATCAGACGCCATACAAAACCAATTTCGGAGTGGGATATTCCCGTTCAAAACCGATGTTAAGAGGTGGATATTATATTCAGCTGGAACCGGGCAATAGTTTTGTAGGAGGCGGGTTCTGGGGACCTGAAGCCAAGGATTTACTTCGTATCCGTAAAGAATTTGAAATCAGTACCACAGAAATCGAAAAAATTACTTCTGACGAAACCTTTGTCAAATATTTCGGAGAGCTCAAAGGTGATTCCGTAAAAACAGCTCCACGAGGTTTTGATAAAAATCATCCGGCTATAGATTTAATCAGAAAAAAGCAATTCGTAGTCATGCGAAAATTTACCGATAAGGAGGTTTTATCCGATAATTTTCAAAAGGAAGCAGTGTTAACCTTACTGGCCATGCGTCCCTTTTTCGATTATATGAGTGAAGTGCTGACAACGGATCACAATGGGGAACCTTTATTCTAA
- a CDS encoding GNAT family N-acetyltransferase, translating to MTLDIRKAKPDDFEEIYSLIIEFAKFIQTPEKVVTSPSQMIEDKDYFNCFVVVDKNTIVGFATYFIAYYSWTGKTVYLDDLYVLEKYRGLGIGNKLLDKVIETAKSENCKKVKWQVSNWNKKAIEFYKMRGATIDEVEINCDLKV from the coding sequence ATGACACTTGACATTAGAAAAGCAAAACCAGACGATTTTGAAGAAATCTATTCATTAATCATTGAGTTCGCTAAATTTATACAGACACCAGAAAAAGTTGTTACATCACCCTCTCAGATGATTGAGGACAAAGATTATTTTAACTGTTTTGTTGTCGTAGACAAAAATACAATTGTGGGTTTTGCAACCTATTTTATCGCATATTATTCCTGGACCGGAAAAACAGTTTATTTAGATGATTTGTATGTTTTAGAGAAATATCGTGGATTGGGTATTGGGAACAAATTATTAGATAAAGTTATAGAAACGGCAAAGAGCGAGAATTGCAAAAAGGTAAAATGGCAAGTTTCAAACTGGAATAAAAAAGCAATCGAATTTTACAAAATGCGGGGCGCAACAATTGATGAAGTTGAGATAAATTGTGATTTAAAAGTATAA
- a CDS encoding dihydrofolate reductase family protein, producing MKKVILDLATTLDGFIEGPNGETDWCIMDDDMDFDGFLSGIDTIFYGRVSYDAWGNYQPGKDAAPEEQQLWETIHSKRKWVFSSQHRDDENAAFITSDIVEKVSDFKKQGGKDIWLYGGANLIKTFILHNLIDVYRISVHPVALGSGKPLFEEIKERLNLKLIKTNVFTSGVVQLIYTPVP from the coding sequence ATGAAAAAAGTAATACTCGACCTGGCCACTACCCTGGACGGATTTATTGAAGGACCGAACGGAGAAACCGACTGGTGTATCATGGATGATGATATGGATTTTGACGGATTCCTCTCCGGTATCGACACCATTTTTTATGGACGGGTAAGTTATGATGCCTGGGGAAATTATCAGCCGGGTAAAGATGCAGCGCCTGAAGAACAGCAGCTTTGGGAAACCATTCATTCAAAAAGAAAATGGGTGTTTTCAAGCCAGCATAGGGATGATGAAAATGCAGCTTTCATTACTTCTGATATAGTGGAAAAAGTTTCGGACTTCAAAAAACAAGGCGGCAAGGATATTTGGCTGTATGGCGGCGCAAATCTTATCAAAACCTTTATCCTGCATAACCTGATTGATGTGTACAGAATATCAGTTCATCCCGTTGCCCTGGGAAGTGGAAAACCTCTGTTTGAAGAGATAAAAGAGAGACTGAATTTAAAACTGATCAAGACCAATGTCTTTACATCCGGAGTTGTACAGCTTATTTATACACCCGTACCATAG
- a CDS encoding sialate O-acetylesterase: MTHSFLMIGQSNMAGRGFLQDVPPIYDEKIKMLRNGRWQTMAEPVNFDRPTAGISLAASFAASWRLFHHQEDHIGLIPCADGGTSLNDWNIEGPLFQHAVSQAKAAQKISTLSGILWHQGESDSYGKSYPQYVEKLSMIIQTLREKLNVPEIPLMVGGLGDFLQNGIYGQYFNEHQEIDTCLQKFAEDHDNCYFVTSEGLTANPDNIHFDAFSQRKLGVRYFKAFQNKTHILQVIHNEDEIIHSIHNRPLNKNEKTELLQFQFSMGTITPEEFLAQITRLN, from the coding sequence ATGACCCATTCTTTTTTAATGATAGGACAATCCAATATGGCCGGACGAGGCTTTTTACAGGATGTTCCGCCTATATATGATGAAAAAATTAAGATGCTTAGAAACGGAAGATGGCAAACTATGGCAGAGCCTGTTAATTTTGACAGACCCACTGCAGGGATCAGTTTAGCCGCTTCATTTGCTGCCTCATGGCGTCTATTCCACCATCAGGAAGATCATATTGGATTAATTCCGTGTGCTGATGGCGGAACAAGCCTTAATGACTGGAACATTGAAGGTCCCTTATTTCAGCATGCTGTTTCGCAAGCAAAAGCGGCTCAAAAGATCAGTACATTGAGTGGAATTCTCTGGCATCAGGGAGAAAGTGACAGCTATGGAAAAAGTTATCCACAATATGTGGAAAAACTCAGCATGATTATTCAAACACTCAGAGAAAAACTTAACGTTCCGGAAATTCCTCTTATGGTAGGAGGTCTGGGAGATTTTTTACAGAATGGCATCTATGGACAATATTTCAATGAACATCAGGAAATCGATACATGCCTGCAAAAATTCGCAGAAGACCATGACAACTGCTATTTCGTTACATCTGAAGGTTTAACTGCGAACCCTGATAATATCCACTTTGATGCCTTCTCCCAAAGAAAGTTGGGTGTTCGATATTTTAAAGCCTTTCAAAATAAAACGCATATTTTACAAGTTATCCACAATGAAGATGAAATCATCCATAGCATTCACAACCGCCCTCTCAACAAAAATGAAAAAACAGAATTGTTACAGTTTCAATTCAGTATGGGAACGATCACTCCGGAAGAATTCCTGGCTCAAATAACCCGGCTTAATTAA
- a CDS encoding 5-carboxymethyl-2-hydroxymuconate Delta-isomerase, which yields MPHFIIDCSQDIFQERNPSDLMDAVYEAAESSGLFAANDIKVRLQPYQYYRLGNDKKNFLHVFGYIMEGRNKEQRAHLSKQITVRLTELLPSISFLSVSIDEFEAATYTNKALIHPDNTDHNRHLGL from the coding sequence ATGCCTCATTTCATTATAGACTGTTCACAGGATATCTTTCAGGAAAGAAACCCTTCTGACTTAATGGATGCAGTATATGAGGCTGCTGAATCCTCAGGCCTGTTTGCTGCTAATGATATAAAAGTAAGGCTCCAGCCTTATCAATATTATCGACTGGGAAATGATAAGAAGAACTTTTTACATGTTTTTGGGTATATCATGGAGGGGCGTAATAAGGAACAAAGAGCCCATCTTTCAAAACAGATTACAGTACGGCTTACAGAATTGCTTCCAAGCATCTCTTTCCTGTCAGTCAGTATTGATGAATTTGAAGCTGCCACCTACACTAACAAAGCACTGATTCATCCTGACAACACTGATCATAACCGCCATTTGGGGCTGTAA
- a CDS encoding DinB family protein, whose translation MSLKTLITKSVQYNNWVVIKYIDWLSTKSDEQLNQEVISSFPTILKTLHHIWQTQEYWWSYIAENNEFDFAQTAAATGKEEVFNAIKNNSQKLVDYVENLSEEDLEKKVKIESPWFQCDFSKYEYIQHVIMHGIYHRGQIVTMGRNVGITDAPMTDFNFWNIYKDQK comes from the coding sequence ATGAGCTTAAAAACATTGATCACCAAAAGTGTACAGTACAACAACTGGGTCGTTATCAAATACATCGACTGGTTATCCACAAAATCAGACGAACAGCTTAACCAGGAAGTTATTTCAAGCTTTCCGACCATTTTAAAAACATTGCACCACATCTGGCAGACTCAGGAATACTGGTGGAGCTATATTGCTGAAAATAACGAATTCGACTTTGCCCAAACAGCAGCAGCCACCGGAAAAGAAGAAGTTTTCAATGCTATCAAAAATAACTCACAAAAACTGGTGGATTATGTGGAAAACCTATCCGAAGAAGATCTGGAAAAAAAGGTAAAAATTGAGTCTCCATGGTTCCAGTGTGACTTCTCCAAATATGAATACATCCAGCATGTGATCATGCATGGAATCTACCACCGCGGCCAGATTGTAACCATGGGAAGAAATGTCGGGATCACCGATGCTCCAATGACGGATTTCAACTTCTGGAATATTTATAAGGATCAGAAATAA
- a CDS encoding tetratricopeptide repeat protein produces the protein MIYPTENFVNNRGYKQLRSGNINRAIEVFLNNTKNYPNFWNVYDSLGEAYMLKGNKKSAIENYEKSIQLNPNNTDGKEMLKNFYQKNKALPIG, from the coding sequence ATGATATATCCAACAGAAAATTTCGTTAACAACCGTGGTTATAAGCAACTTCGGTCCGGCAATATTAATAGGGCCATTGAGGTATTTTTAAACAATACTAAAAACTATCCTAATTTCTGGAATGTATATGACAGTTTAGGAGAAGCTTATATGCTAAAAGGAAATAAAAAGTCTGCGATTGAAAACTATGAAAAATCAATTCAACTCAACCCCAATAATACAGACGGAAAAGAAATGCTTAAAAACTTTTATCAGAAAAATAAAGCTCTTCCCATAGGTTGA
- a CDS encoding alpha/beta hydrolase: MEKHTISSDGQNIHYKESGQGKTSLVFVHGWLGNTDWWTHQQEYFKDQYHIVQMDLAGHGKSDTSRPNWTSELYADDIKAVTDAIDSQEIILIGHSMSGAYVLEAALKTPKVKAIILIDTLKDLDESFTEEQAEQVMFTHYRNDFKNAVKNFLPQYLFTENTPAAVKERLSHEFLQNEPEVVINLLRPLYTTDFRPVAAQIQIPVRAINSDNSPTNIESNRKYLKNYDCVSISETGHYPMLEKPDEFNSILDQVIKELI; encoded by the coding sequence ATGGAAAAACATACAATATCCTCAGACGGTCAGAACATACATTATAAAGAATCCGGGCAGGGAAAAACTTCACTCGTTTTTGTTCACGGATGGCTGGGTAACACGGATTGGTGGACTCATCAGCAGGAATACTTTAAAGATCAATATCATATTGTACAAATGGATCTGGCAGGGCACGGAAAGTCTGATACCTCCAGACCAAACTGGACAAGTGAACTGTATGCTGATGATATTAAAGCTGTCACCGATGCTATCGATTCACAGGAAATCATACTTATTGGACACTCTATGTCCGGAGCTTATGTTCTTGAAGCGGCTTTGAAAACCCCAAAAGTAAAAGCTATTATTCTGATTGACACTTTAAAAGATCTGGATGAGTCTTTTACAGAAGAACAGGCTGAACAAGTCATGTTTACCCATTATCGGAATGATTTTAAAAATGCCGTAAAAAATTTTCTTCCTCAATATCTGTTTACAGAAAACACCCCTGCTGCCGTAAAGGAAAGGTTATCTCATGAATTTCTTCAAAATGAACCGGAAGTGGTGATCAATCTGCTCAGACCTTTGTATACAACAGATTTCAGACCGGTTGCAGCACAGATTCAAATCCCTGTACGGGCTATTAATTCAGACAATTCACCCACGAATATTGAAAGCAACCGTAAGTATTTGAAAAACTACGATTGTGTTTCTATCTCTGAAACCGGCCACTACCCTATGCTTGAGAAACCGGATGAGTTCAACAGTATTTTGGATCAAGTAATTAAAGAACTGATTTAA
- a CDS encoding DUF2200 domain-containing protein yields the protein MQNTKIFAMAFASVYPHYIQKAEKKGRTKSEVHEIIFWLTGYDEKSLQEVVDHRTDFKTFFEKAPQLNPNASLIKGVICGYRVEDIEDELMRNIRYMDKLIDELAKGKPMEKILRE from the coding sequence ATGCAGAACACCAAAATCTTTGCCATGGCTTTTGCCAGTGTTTATCCACACTATATTCAAAAGGCAGAAAAAAAGGGGCGAACGAAATCCGAAGTCCATGAAATTATTTTCTGGCTAACGGGATATGACGAAAAGAGTTTACAGGAGGTAGTAGATCACAGAACCGATTTTAAAACATTCTTTGAAAAAGCTCCGCAACTGAATCCTAATGCCTCTTTAATAAAAGGAGTTATCTGCGGATACCGGGTAGAAGACATAGAGGATGAACTGATGAGAAATATCCGCTATATGGACAAACTGATTGATGAGCTGGCAAAAGGGAAACCCATGGAAAAAATACTGAGGGAATAA
- the ribB gene encoding 3,4-dihydroxy-2-butanone-4-phosphate synthase — translation MEKLLEQFGATSRERVEKALQTLQQGKGILLVDDENRENEGDIIFPASTITEQDMALLIRECSGIVCLCISEEKSRHLNLRPMVETNNSKNQTAFTISIEAREGVESGVSARDRVTTIRTAVATDAQAEHIASPGHVFPLIAKKGGVFERRGHTEGSVDLVKMANLGDDAVLCELTNEDGSMARLPEIVDFAVKKGMSVVTIEDIHAYRKMIFSN, via the coding sequence ATGGAAAAATTATTAGAACAATTCGGAGCTACCTCCAGAGAACGTGTAGAAAAAGCACTTCAAACATTACAACAGGGAAAAGGTATTCTTTTAGTAGATGATGAAAACCGCGAAAACGAAGGCGATATCATCTTTCCCGCTTCCACTATTACAGAACAGGACATGGCCCTTTTGATCCGCGAATGCAGCGGCATCGTTTGTTTATGCATTTCCGAAGAGAAAAGCAGGCACCTCAACCTTCGTCCCATGGTGGAAACAAACAATTCAAAAAATCAAACCGCATTTACCATTTCTATTGAAGCCAGAGAAGGAGTTGAATCAGGAGTTTCAGCCAGAGACCGTGTTACAACGATCAGGACTGCAGTGGCAACAGATGCTCAGGCTGAACATATTGCCAGTCCGGGACACGTTTTCCCTTTAATTGCTAAAAAAGGAGGTGTTTTTGAAAGACGCGGCCATACGGAAGGCAGCGTAGATCTTGTGAAAATGGCTAATCTTGGGGATGATGCCGTACTTTGTGAGCTGACCAATGAAGACGGCTCCATGGCAAGACTTCCCGAGATTGTAGACTTTGCAGTGAAAAAAGGAATGAGTGTGGTAACCATAGAAGATATTCATGCTTACCGCAAAATGATCTTCAGTAACTAG